The Coprothermobacter sp. genome has a segment encoding these proteins:
- a CDS encoding ATP-dependent DNA helicase RecG, producing the protein MPRISGPVSSGGSPAESDTWKELLRGLVRLELKRGCQDDAAVGGFARLALATVEGSCTRAQRVAEHGVSNELRSLLVDYQFLPKRERADRCSALLALLDSSTPSTAGSPLQGSAPAMCATPSPKPVFDSMNALLEVLEEPVSTLWGVGPRVQEVMGKLGVASIADLLQHAPKGYLDLRYPTELSRESLGQMVLIKARLQSVTEIRRKVLLVKATARDPGGRVLHLVWFNNRFVRSRLQAGHDYDFYGRLENSFEGAQLMQPAFEESGTPAAQLHMNRIVPLYHLTSGVTQKGLRSHMWRAAGRIPSVAAEYLPRDVASRFQLPDLAWSYRSLHFPTDEYEAEKARGRFAFDSLFLFELRVLMRRHVEQDVLGTPFDLPAGTVERYVRILPFVPTASQTAAMRDIEGDVRRPRQMHRLLHGDVGSGKTAVAGYAAYAAKVAGYQSAVLSPTEILAEQTGRVLEELLAPVGVRVATLTGGMTKSQRRGILSAVATGEVDCLVGTHAILEEGVAFERLGLSVVDEQHRFGVAQRVALGTKGKQPHSLVMSATPIPRTLALTIYGDLDISELLEKPPGRFPIQTHLLTATKRDSAYAMVRKEIAQGRQAFVVVPAIDPASDEGEGTASVEETMKELTEGSLKGLRIASLHGRMKSSEKEATMDAFRLGSLDALIATTVVEVGVDVPNASVMVIEDAERFGLATLHQLRGRVGRGSSVSHCMLIQGNVTPDGTERLQVLVNSDDGFQIAEEDLKLRGPGDILGTVQHGYDVPLFGSTALLSYRDLSTLPEIRKAASELLEHDPALGTPEHMDLARMLSLRYPASKPGMEDN; encoded by the coding sequence ATCCCGAGGATCAGCGGCCCAGTGAGCAGCGGAGGCAGTCCGGCCGAATCAGATACGTGGAAAGAGCTCCTGCGGGGTCTGGTGCGCTTGGAACTCAAGCGTGGCTGTCAGGACGATGCCGCCGTAGGCGGGTTTGCGCGGCTGGCCCTGGCGACCGTGGAAGGCTCTTGCACGCGAGCACAGCGTGTAGCGGAGCATGGCGTATCGAACGAGCTGCGGTCCTTGCTGGTCGATTATCAGTTCTTGCCGAAGCGCGAGCGAGCAGACAGGTGTAGCGCACTTCTTGCCCTTCTGGACAGCTCGACGCCTTCGACTGCGGGGTCGCCACTGCAGGGAAGCGCGCCTGCGATGTGTGCAACGCCTTCGCCGAAGCCTGTGTTCGACAGCATGAATGCCTTGCTGGAGGTGCTCGAGGAACCGGTGTCCACACTGTGGGGAGTCGGACCCCGTGTTCAAGAGGTCATGGGGAAACTCGGGGTGGCCAGCATTGCAGACCTCCTCCAGCATGCGCCCAAGGGCTACCTCGACCTGCGCTATCCTACGGAGCTGTCGCGCGAGTCGCTTGGACAGATGGTCCTCATCAAAGCGCGGCTGCAGTCGGTGACAGAGATCCGACGAAAGGTCCTGCTGGTCAAGGCGACAGCCAGGGACCCCGGTGGACGCGTGCTCCATCTCGTCTGGTTCAACAACCGGTTTGTGAGGAGCAGACTTCAGGCTGGACATGACTACGATTTCTACGGGAGACTGGAGAACTCGTTCGAAGGGGCTCAGCTGATGCAGCCGGCGTTCGAGGAGTCGGGAACGCCGGCTGCCCAACTGCACATGAACCGGATCGTACCGCTCTATCACCTTACGTCGGGCGTTACCCAGAAGGGATTGCGGTCTCATATGTGGCGTGCTGCAGGCCGGATACCCTCTGTGGCCGCCGAGTATCTGCCACGGGACGTGGCTTCGCGTTTCCAGCTGCCTGACCTTGCCTGGAGCTACCGCTCCCTGCACTTTCCAACCGATGAATACGAGGCGGAAAAGGCGCGCGGGCGGTTTGCATTCGATAGTCTGTTTCTCTTTGAACTGAGAGTCCTGATGCGCAGGCATGTCGAACAAGATGTTCTGGGAACCCCGTTCGACCTGCCCGCGGGGACGGTCGAACGCTATGTCAGGATCCTGCCGTTTGTTCCCACTGCGTCTCAGACAGCGGCCATGCGAGACATTGAGGGAGACGTACGCAGGCCGAGGCAGATGCACCGCCTGCTCCACGGGGACGTTGGTTCAGGCAAGACGGCGGTGGCCGGGTACGCGGCGTATGCCGCCAAGGTGGCCGGATACCAGAGCGCCGTCCTTAGTCCCACTGAGATTCTCGCGGAGCAAACGGGACGCGTCCTCGAGGAGCTGCTTGCTCCTGTCGGGGTTCGAGTCGCCACGCTGACCGGAGGGATGACCAAGTCCCAGCGCAGGGGCATCCTGAGCGCTGTCGCAACCGGTGAAGTCGATTGTCTCGTCGGCACGCATGCCATTCTCGAGGAGGGTGTGGCATTCGAGCGTCTTGGCCTGAGCGTGGTCGACGAGCAGCATCGCTTTGGAGTTGCTCAGCGCGTAGCTCTGGGAACGAAGGGCAAACAGCCACACTCGCTCGTCATGAGCGCGACCCCGATCCCGAGAACGCTGGCTCTCACCATATACGGCGATCTCGACATCTCCGAACTGCTGGAAAAGCCTCCGGGGCGATTCCCGATCCAGACGCATCTCCTGACGGCCACCAAACGCGATAGCGCCTATGCCATGGTGCGCAAGGAGATTGCTCAGGGCCGGCAGGCATTTGTCGTGGTCCCCGCCATCGACCCGGCTTCGGACGAGGGCGAAGGCACTGCGTCAGTCGAGGAGACAATGAAGGAGCTGACCGAAGGCAGCCTGAAGGGCCTGCGCATTGCTTCGTTGCACGGACGCATGAAGAGCAGTGAGAAGGAGGCTACCATGGATGCCTTCCGGTTGGGGAGTCTGGATGCCCTGATTGCGACGACGGTCGTCGAGGTCGGTGTCGACGTGCCGAACGCAAGTGTCATGGTCATCGAGGATGCGGAGAGATTCGGGCTCGCTACGCTCCATCAGCTCCGCGGGAGAGTCGGCCGAGGGTCCTCGGTCTCGCATTGCATGCTCATCCAGGGCAACGTGACTCCCGACGGTACCGAACGCCTCCAGGTCCTGGTCAATTCTGACGATGGGTTCCAGATCGCAGAGGAAGACCTCAAACTGCGAGGACCCGGCGACATCCTTGGAACGGTCCAGCATGGCTATGACGTTCCGCTGTTCGGATCGACAGCCCTGCTGAGCTACCGCGATCTTTCGACTCTTCCGGAGATCCGAAAGGCTGCTTCGGAGCTCCTGGAACACGACCCAGCACTTGGTACTCCGGAACACATGGATCTGGCCCGTATGCTGTCTCTCCGGTACCCTGCTTCAAAGCCAGGCATGGAGGACAACTGA
- the rsmD gene encoding 16S rRNA (guanine(966)-N(2))-methyltransferase RsmD, translated as MIIGSGTLKGRSLKTIGKEPWLRPTSDKAREAVMDMLRPVLAGARFIDVCSGTGAVGIEALSNGAAHTTFVDADNRSVRLIHDNLRMLALQEQSSVVKGDADGYVSGLQGTEFDVLFADPPFDSGLQEGLLVTLSEHLRDAADGCIIIMEHASRQPVHERYEGLAIDLVSYKERRYGDVSTTFFRATRHRNEADSTTHDQTQ; from the coding sequence ATGATCATCGGATCAGGTACACTGAAGGGACGTTCACTGAAGACAATCGGGAAGGAACCATGGCTGCGGCCTACGTCCGACAAGGCACGAGAGGCCGTCATGGACATGCTGCGACCGGTTCTTGCGGGAGCGCGGTTCATCGACGTCTGCAGCGGCACCGGTGCAGTTGGCATCGAAGCGCTCAGCAATGGAGCGGCACATACGACCTTCGTCGATGCGGACAATCGCTCAGTGCGTCTCATCCATGACAACCTGCGGATGCTTGCGCTTCAGGAGCAGTCTTCTGTCGTCAAGGGCGATGCTGATGGATATGTGAGCGGATTGCAGGGAACGGAGTTCGACGTCCTCTTTGCAGACCCGCCCTTTGACTCCGGATTGCAGGAAGGGCTCCTGGTCACCCTGTCCGAGCATTTGCGCGACGCGGCAGACGGCTGTATCATAATCATGGAACATGCATCAAGGCAACCCGTGCATGAACGGTATGAAGGGCTGGCGATAGATCTGGTGAGTTACAAGGAAAGGCGCTACGGAGACGTTAGCACGACATTCTTCCGTGCAACAAGGCACAGAAACGAGGCGGACAGTACCACCCATGACCAGACACAGTAG
- the ybeY gene encoding rRNA maturation RNase YbeY → MKESDLSVHCRVELSDPGWMVDSKALVALVVSIACVIQPEITAIPGVRHAVAVSCYFVPGSQMRELNRDHRGSDTITDMLSFPLGYAAPGTGWVLGDIVICMDAVESKAISSGNGLEDQLAFSLIHSVLHLVGFDHILEHDCTLMEHREEEVFATIAQGHCPDMARRSV, encoded by the coding sequence ATGAAAGAATCTGACCTGTCTGTACACTGTCGCGTAGAACTGTCGGATCCCGGATGGATGGTCGACAGCAAGGCTCTGGTGGCGCTTGTCGTCAGCATAGCTTGTGTGATACAGCCGGAAATCACCGCAATTCCGGGTGTTCGACACGCCGTCGCCGTCTCCTGCTATTTCGTCCCTGGGTCTCAAATGCGGGAGTTGAACCGTGATCACAGAGGCAGCGACACGATCACCGACATGCTATCGTTTCCGCTGGGTTATGCCGCGCCCGGCACGGGATGGGTGCTAGGGGACATTGTCATCTGTATGGATGCTGTGGAGAGCAAAGCGATCTCGAGTGGAAACGGGCTTGAAGACCAGCTCGCGTTCTCCCTCATTCACTCTGTGCTCCACCTGGTCGGCTTCGACCATATCCTGGAGCATGACTGCACACTGATGGAGCACCGCGAGGAAGAGGTGTTCGCAACAATAGCACAGGGGCACTGCCCTGACATGGCGAGAAGGTCTGTATGA
- a CDS encoding triose-phosphate isomerase has product MKNHSGRGTHVSRQEENNMKIVAGNWKMFKTIEEAGTYFAELTAATPPQGDKVRVLVFPNYIALGALAETGAVPAWVQLGAQDVAADAEGAFTGEVSPAMIRSTGATHVLIGHSERRHIIGESAVLLHRKLVNSLEASLIPVLCIGETLEERNAGKIEEVVFGQLDTALSDVRLSNGAQLIVAYEPVWAIGTGVNATNEQIEEAHRLIREHLKQLLGTAIGGSVAILYGGSVKPANFASIAGLPSVDGGLIGGASLKPAAFAELIAIAEQV; this is encoded by the coding sequence ATGAAGAATCATAGTGGGCGTGGGACTCATGTGTCGCGTCAAGAGGAGAACAACATGAAAATCGTCGCAGGAAACTGGAAGATGTTCAAAACCATTGAGGAGGCCGGGACGTACTTTGCCGAGCTGACTGCCGCCACTCCCCCGCAGGGGGACAAGGTGCGGGTCCTCGTTTTCCCCAACTACATCGCATTGGGTGCCCTGGCAGAAACCGGCGCGGTCCCAGCCTGGGTGCAACTCGGCGCTCAAGATGTCGCGGCCGACGCAGAAGGCGCGTTCACCGGAGAAGTGTCGCCAGCCATGATCCGCTCAACAGGGGCAACCCACGTGCTCATAGGGCATTCGGAGCGCAGACACATCATCGGCGAGTCAGCCGTTCTGCTTCATCGCAAGCTGGTCAACTCCCTGGAGGCGTCCCTGATTCCCGTGCTGTGCATTGGAGAGACACTCGAGGAGCGCAATGCGGGCAAGATCGAGGAGGTCGTGTTCGGGCAGCTGGATACCGCCCTCAGTGACGTTCGGCTCTCAAATGGCGCCCAGCTCATTGTCGCCTATGAGCCGGTATGGGCCATTGGAACAGGGGTGAATGCCACGAATGAGCAAATTGAAGAAGCACACCGCCTCATCCGGGAGCACCTCAAGCAGCTTCTCGGAACGGCCATTGGTGGCTCTGTCGCAATTCTCTATGGCGGCAGCGTCAAACCGGCCAACTTCGCCTCCATCGCAGGGCTCCCTTCGGTGGATGGTGGATTGATCGGAGGAGCCAGCCTCAAGCCGGCCGCCTTCGCCGAGCTGATCGCGATCGCAGAGCAGGTGTAG
- a CDS encoding thymidine phosphorylase has product MSRNFAELIEKKKSGGELLEEEISWWIDGLVSGSIPDYQTSAMLMAIYFRGMNPHETAWLTHCISTSGDVIDLSSLRGVKCDKHSSGGVADTVSIPLIAIAASCGAVMPKMSGRGLGHSGGTIDKLESIPGFDVNLTPEAFAEVVNRFGGAIMAQTGDVAVADKKLYALRDVTATVDSVPLIASSIMGKKLASGTDVIVLDVKWGSGAFMTGKSEAIELAKTMVGIGEDNGKTTVAYVTDMNEPLGNAVGNALEIVEAVQVLKGHGPAKLVDVILTLCDEVLMQSGIVQRREDARTMAMNAIASGNALQRFADIVKAQGGDPAFIDRPEVLPQAAVRRPVYAPHSGFVTSIDAKGIGLAAMRLGAGRRTKEDVIDLAVGLVLDVKTGDAVSAGHQIATAYARTEGDATTCEQEILGAIVVGQASVPRWQTVVAKISRADGVVTYGHS; this is encoded by the coding sequence CTGAGCAGGAACTTCGCAGAACTTATCGAGAAGAAGAAGTCCGGCGGCGAGCTCTTGGAAGAAGAGATCTCGTGGTGGATCGATGGCCTTGTGAGTGGCTCCATCCCCGATTACCAGACATCTGCAATGCTCATGGCCATCTATTTCAGGGGGATGAATCCTCACGAGACTGCCTGGCTGACGCATTGCATCAGCACAAGCGGAGACGTCATCGACCTCTCTTCCCTGCGTGGAGTGAAATGCGACAAGCACTCATCGGGGGGCGTCGCCGACACAGTGTCCATACCCCTCATTGCCATTGCCGCAAGCTGTGGTGCCGTGATGCCCAAAATGTCGGGAAGGGGGCTCGGCCATTCTGGCGGGACAATCGACAAGCTTGAGTCGATTCCGGGTTTCGACGTCAACCTGACGCCTGAGGCGTTCGCGGAGGTCGTCAACCGTTTTGGTGGAGCCATCATGGCTCAGACCGGCGATGTAGCCGTGGCCGACAAAAAGCTGTACGCTCTCCGTGACGTGACGGCAACAGTGGACTCTGTGCCTCTTATCGCGTCCAGCATCATGGGCAAGAAGCTTGCCTCCGGGACGGACGTGATCGTCCTCGACGTGAAGTGGGGATCTGGTGCGTTCATGACAGGCAAGTCGGAGGCCATCGAACTGGCGAAGACCATGGTTGGCATCGGAGAGGACAATGGCAAGACGACCGTGGCCTATGTGACGGACATGAATGAGCCGCTGGGCAACGCAGTGGGCAATGCCCTCGAGATCGTCGAGGCTGTCCAGGTTCTCAAGGGGCACGGACCGGCCAAATTGGTCGATGTTATACTGACGCTCTGCGACGAGGTCCTCATGCAAAGTGGAATCGTTCAGAGACGTGAAGACGCCAGAACAATGGCGATGAACGCCATCGCCAGCGGGAACGCGTTGCAGCGCTTCGCGGATATCGTGAAGGCGCAGGGAGGGGATCCTGCATTCATCGACCGGCCCGAGGTTCTGCCGCAGGCCGCAGTCAGGCGGCCTGTCTATGCTCCACACAGTGGATTCGTCACGAGCATCGATGCGAAAGGCATTGGGCTGGCTGCCATGCGCCTTGGTGCAGGACGCCGAACGAAGGAAGACGTCATCGATCTGGCCGTCGGCCTGGTACTAGATGTCAAGACTGGCGATGCCGTCAGTGCCGGACACCAGATTGCGACCGCTTACGCACGCACGGAGGGCGACGCAACTACGTGCGAGCAGGAGATCCTGGGGGCAATTGTCGTCGGGCAAGCGTCCGTCCCTCGGTGGCAGACCGTCGTGGCAAAGATCAGCCGTGCGGACGGTGTGGTGACGTACGGGCATTCGTGA
- a CDS encoding purine-nucleoside phosphorylase translates to MDSAQLRQQVTIAVESLIRRIGQSYEFTVVLGSGLSSFVERMDARTIVPYVEIPGFPVSTVKGHASELVAGSIGGHRVLCFAGRFHYYEGYDAATVTIPVRVAQALGVHTALFTNAAGGIADRLRLGDLMVIEDHLNLLTADSPLRGLADEVFGSKFVNMYTAYNPTVTQALKSVGKRRSLPMASGVYAALSGPQFETRAEIRMLRILGADAVGMSTIPEVIVANQAGMRVGAVSVITDLATDTVTELSHDQVLATARRADEHLAELLTGVIEETEC, encoded by the coding sequence ATGGACAGTGCTCAGCTGAGACAGCAGGTAACTATCGCCGTCGAGAGCCTGATACGGCGTATTGGACAGTCATACGAGTTTACGGTCGTCCTCGGATCTGGTCTGTCGAGCTTCGTGGAACGGATGGACGCGCGAACGATCGTTCCCTATGTCGAGATTCCGGGGTTCCCTGTGTCGACGGTCAAAGGACACGCCAGCGAGCTTGTCGCGGGGAGCATCGGCGGGCACAGAGTGTTGTGTTTTGCGGGTCGCTTTCACTACTACGAGGGCTACGATGCTGCCACGGTGACCATCCCCGTCCGAGTTGCCCAGGCTCTCGGTGTCCATACCGCCCTCTTCACGAATGCGGCGGGCGGCATTGCGGATCGTCTGCGACTGGGGGACCTCATGGTCATCGAAGACCATCTCAACCTGCTTACCGCAGACAGCCCGCTTCGAGGGCTCGCAGATGAAGTCTTTGGCTCCAAATTCGTGAACATGTACACTGCGTATAACCCCACGGTCACCCAGGCGCTCAAGTCGGTAGGCAAACGTCGTTCGCTGCCGATGGCGTCCGGCGTCTATGCTGCACTGTCCGGGCCACAGTTCGAGACCCGTGCAGAGATTCGCATGCTGCGCATTCTGGGAGCCGACGCGGTCGGTATGTCGACGATTCCCGAGGTGATTGTGGCAAACCAGGCAGGCATGCGCGTTGGCGCCGTCTCGGTTATTACCGACCTTGCGACCGATACGGTCACCGAGCTGAGTCATGACCAGGTACTCGCCACGGCGAGACGTGCCGATGAACACTTGGCAGAGTTGCTGACCGGTGTCATCGAGGAGACCGAGTGCTGA
- the rpmB gene encoding 50S ribosomal protein L28, whose translation MSRVCTICGKGPMVGNTVSHSVQRASRRFLPNLHTVQVEMNGRVQRIRVCGKCLKKMKATA comes from the coding sequence ATGAGCAGAGTATGTACTATTTGTGGCAAGGGTCCCATGGTAGGCAACACGGTCAGCCATTCCGTTCAGCGCGCTTCTCGTCGTTTCCTGCCAAATCTTCACACAGTACAGGTAGAGATGAACGGCAGGGTTCAGAGGATTCGCGTGTGTGGCAAGTGTCTCAAGAAAATGAAGGCCACAGCCTGA
- the mtnA gene encoding S-methyl-5-thioribose-1-phosphate isomerase yields MSEELRSLLWTGSSLRVLDQLRLPFETEWIECTSYRDIYAVIKNMNTRGAPAIGVAAAYGMALAAREALTAPQPVQFVLDAGAYLKSARPTAVNLAWAVDRSLSEGAPSLGKDPRAAADELAAFAGRLAQDDEVQNLALSKHGAELFKDGDTILTICNTGALATYRYGTAFGAINEAFRQGRKIQVIALETRPYLQGARLTALELVNAGIPFHLITDGMAGFMMSHGMVTKVIVGADRIASNGDFANKIGTYQLAVLSKYHGLPFYTAAPLSSFDFSIASGAEIPVEQRDEQEVLSFGGHRVAAEGAHAFNPSFDVTPNELLSGIVTERGVFRHPFGNWERP; encoded by the coding sequence ATGAGTGAAGAACTCCGGAGCCTGTTGTGGACAGGCTCTAGTTTGCGTGTACTCGACCAGCTCAGACTCCCTTTCGAAACTGAGTGGATCGAGTGCACGTCCTACAGGGACATCTATGCTGTCATCAAGAATATGAATACTCGCGGGGCTCCGGCAATCGGGGTCGCCGCCGCATATGGCATGGCTCTGGCTGCCCGGGAGGCGCTGACAGCTCCGCAGCCGGTGCAGTTTGTGCTCGACGCCGGTGCCTATCTCAAGAGTGCCCGACCCACCGCCGTGAACCTGGCCTGGGCTGTCGATCGGTCTCTCTCCGAGGGAGCGCCGAGTCTCGGCAAGGACCCACGGGCGGCGGCCGACGAGCTTGCTGCATTCGCGGGCAGACTTGCCCAGGATGACGAAGTCCAGAATCTCGCCTTGTCGAAGCATGGTGCCGAACTGTTCAAAGACGGAGACACTATCCTGACCATCTGTAATACCGGTGCTCTTGCGACCTATCGATACGGAACAGCGTTTGGTGCCATCAACGAAGCGTTCAGGCAAGGAAGGAAGATCCAGGTCATTGCCCTCGAGACGCGGCCGTATCTTCAGGGAGCACGATTGACAGCCCTGGAACTTGTGAACGCAGGTATCCCGTTCCATCTCATCACTGACGGAATGGCCGGCTTCATGATGTCGCATGGGATGGTCACTAAGGTCATCGTGGGCGCCGATCGCATCGCCTCGAACGGTGACTTCGCCAACAAGATTGGGACCTACCAGCTGGCCGTCCTGTCCAAATACCACGGGCTGCCGTTCTACACGGCGGCACCATTGAGCTCCTTCGATTTCTCCATTGCTTCGGGCGCCGAAATCCCCGTCGAACAGCGCGACGAGCAGGAGGTCCTGTCGTTCGGGGGCCACCGTGTTGCTGCAGAAGGAGCACATGCCTTCAACCCGTCGTTTGATGTGACACCCAACGAGCTGCTTTCGGGCATCGTCACTGAGCGTGGCGTTTTCAGACACCCCTTCGGCAACTGGGAGCGGCCCTGA
- the nth gene encoding endonuclease III, which yields MEMAFTAQKHVRQVVTTLEKTYPGRGTALEFTDPWQLLTATILSAQCTDVMVNKVTPRLFAAYPSPCALGHAEVKAVEEIVKSTGFFHNKAKAIIAESLELCEKWGGMVTPEMDVLTGLPGVGRKTANVVLAHAFGKEAVVVDTHVKRLAYRIGLSESLVPENVEQDIMAVVAESHWNSLCDALIAHGRSACNARRPDCDACAITGLCPKNGVPGAKAPR from the coding sequence ATGGAAATGGCATTCACAGCGCAGAAGCACGTTCGACAGGTGGTGACTACACTCGAGAAGACCTATCCCGGCAGAGGAACCGCTCTGGAGTTCACGGACCCATGGCAGCTGCTTACGGCAACGATACTCAGCGCCCAGTGCACAGACGTCATGGTCAACAAGGTTACCCCACGCCTGTTTGCTGCCTATCCCAGCCCATGTGCCCTGGGTCACGCTGAAGTTAAGGCTGTTGAAGAGATCGTCAAGTCGACCGGCTTCTTCCACAACAAGGCGAAGGCGATCATTGCCGAATCTCTCGAGCTCTGTGAGAAATGGGGGGGCATGGTGACCCCTGAGATGGATGTTCTCACGGGACTCCCTGGCGTCGGACGCAAGACCGCCAACGTCGTCCTTGCACATGCATTCGGCAAGGAGGCTGTTGTTGTCGACACCCATGTGAAGCGTCTAGCCTATCGCATCGGACTCAGCGAGAGCCTTGTTCCGGAGAACGTGGAACAGGACATCATGGCTGTCGTTGCGGAGAGCCACTGGAACTCACTCTGTGACGCACTCATCGCCCACGGGCGATCTGCCTGCAATGCTCGCAGACCAGATTGCGACGCCTGCGCCATTACCGGGCTTTGTCCGAAGAACGGGGTGCCAGGGGCGAAGGCTCCACGCTGA
- a CDS encoding threonine--tRNA ligase — translation MDIRIVLDDASSQYSFNDGESILMAVQKLFPQQKRSIVAARIGGLLVDLTTIPSTADDIELVSTAGSDGLEILRHSTSHIMAEAIKELYPDAKLAIGPSIDTGFYYDIDMSKTLSPDDLAAIEQKMHEITERSEHFTRQDKPIAEAIEFFKERGDQYKVEILSEIPATTVSLYTQGSFTDLCRGPHIPSTSYLKHFKLLSIAGAYWRGDEKNKMLQRIYGTAFPSKEELVGFVTAREEAAKRDHRKLGQQLDLFSIQEQAGAGLVFWHPKGAVVRKEIEDFWRAEHIKRGYEFVYTPHIANLELWKTSGHWGFYQQNMYSPIQVDEDQYMLKPMNCPFHILIYKSQVRSYRDLPLRWAELGTVYRYEKSGVLHGLLRVRGFTQDDAHLFVRPDQLNDEVKGVLDFTRHMIETFGFTKYNIYLSTRPEHSVGTDEGWQMATEALRVALEEMHLGYKVDPGEGVFYGPKIDVKLVDAIGREWQGPTVQVDFNLPERFDVTYIGEDGKEHRPIMLHRVVLGSMERFFGTLIEQYAGAFPLWLAPVQVEVVPITDVQEEYAKAITARLVERGIRAKVDIRREKMQAKIRDAEMQKVPYIAVIGAKEAAVDSVAVRMRHEGDLGVVAVDQFIERVLEEITGKVIFP, via the coding sequence ATGGATATCAGAATTGTTCTTGACGACGCATCGTCTCAATACTCCTTCAATGATGGCGAGTCCATTCTCATGGCTGTTCAGAAGCTCTTTCCCCAGCAGAAACGATCGATCGTTGCTGCCAGGATTGGCGGCTTGCTCGTGGACCTGACGACGATTCCATCCACGGCCGACGACATCGAGCTTGTGAGCACTGCCGGCAGCGACGGGCTGGAAATCCTTCGCCACAGTACGTCACACATCATGGCCGAGGCGATCAAGGAGCTCTACCCGGACGCTAAGCTTGCCATCGGACCGTCGATCGACACCGGTTTCTACTATGACATCGACATGTCGAAGACGCTGTCTCCTGATGATCTCGCTGCAATCGAACAGAAGATGCACGAGATCACCGAGCGTAGCGAGCATTTCACCCGTCAAGACAAGCCCATAGCTGAAGCCATCGAGTTCTTCAAGGAACGCGGCGACCAGTACAAGGTGGAGATCCTGTCGGAGATACCCGCGACGACCGTCTCGCTCTACACGCAGGGATCCTTCACGGACCTTTGCCGTGGACCGCATATCCCTTCCACCAGCTACCTCAAGCACTTCAAGCTTCTGTCGATCGCAGGTGCATATTGGCGGGGGGACGAGAAGAACAAGATGCTTCAGCGCATCTATGGCACGGCCTTCCCGTCGAAGGAAGAGCTAGTCGGCTTTGTCACGGCCCGGGAAGAAGCTGCCAAGCGCGACCATCGCAAGCTGGGGCAGCAGCTGGACCTCTTCAGCATTCAGGAACAGGCCGGCGCTGGACTGGTTTTCTGGCATCCCAAGGGAGCCGTTGTTCGCAAGGAGATCGAGGATTTCTGGCGTGCTGAGCACATCAAGCGTGGATATGAATTCGTCTACACGCCCCACATTGCAAATCTCGAGCTCTGGAAAACCTCTGGCCACTGGGGTTTCTACCAGCAGAACATGTACTCGCCGATCCAGGTCGATGAGGACCAGTACATGCTCAAGCCGATGAACTGCCCCTTCCATATTCTCATCTACAAGTCGCAAGTTCGCAGCTATCGTGATCTTCCGCTCCGGTGGGCTGAACTGGGCACCGTGTATCGCTATGAGAAGTCGGGCGTCCTTCATGGTCTTCTGCGGGTGCGTGGGTTCACCCAGGACGATGCTCACCTCTTCGTCCGTCCTGACCAGCTCAATGATGAGGTCAAGGGAGTGCTCGATTTCACCCGTCACATGATCGAGACGTTCGGGTTCACGAAGTACAACATCTATCTGAGCACCCGGCCGGAACATTCTGTTGGAACGGACGAAGGGTGGCAGATGGCGACTGAGGCTCTGCGGGTGGCTCTTGAGGAAATGCATCTCGGCTACAAGGTCGACCCAGGCGAAGGTGTCTTCTATGGGCCAAAGATCGACGTGAAGCTTGTGGATGCCATCGGTCGCGAGTGGCAGGGGCCGACGGTCCAGGTCGACTTCAATCTTCCTGAACGCTTCGACGTCACCTACATCGGCGAAGACGGCAAGGAACACCGCCCGATCATGCTGCACCGTGTTGTGCTGGGTTCCATGGAACGGTTCTTCGGGACTCTCATTGAGCAGTATGCTGGCGCCTTCCCTCTCTGGCTTGCCCCCGTGCAGGTCGAGGTGGTTCCCATCACGGACGTGCAGGAGGAGTATGCCAAGGCAATCACCGCCAGGCTGGTCGAGCGTGGTATCCGTGCCAAGGTGGATATCCGCCGGGAAAAGATGCAGGCGAAGATCCGCGATGCCGAGATGCAGAAGGTCCCATACATTGCCGTCATAGGCGCCAAAGAAGCAGCAGTGGACTCGGTGGCCGTGCGCATGCGCCACGAAGGCGACCTTGGTGTGGTGGCCGTCGACCAGTTCATCGAGCGTGTGCTCGAGGAGATCACGGGCAAGGTCATCTTCCCCTAG